In Caproiciproducens sp. NJN-50, the following are encoded in one genomic region:
- a CDS encoding methyl-accepting chemotaxis protein, which yields MRKEAAKKKKRGIARKLILAFCAVSACSAAVAAIGSHGMARANSAAEESMRVAERLPAAAHAMTCLSHMESSARDAVINFHNSELFESDKASIDKSRKDYQSYEAELLRSAGSPEASKELTEAAEQFRKAFDPKITDAIKAADSSQLAQADTLLQNSIAPEETILQHYQNFMDLQNRASAGAAAEEKRVSFFLFLLQGVFSLCAIAASLWFGIRFSRSIGRPLGSIAEAARKFSNGSLDLRISYAGSDEIGDLADSLNASFRRLQDYVSETAAILLNLSEGDFTEADIPDFPGNFAPLSASINSIREKLSASFSQIGSSADQIGAGAAQVSEGAQQVARGAEKQSRSVDQLTVSVNGILEKSRENADDVARILKDTGAALESVEESDQQMKRLLALMEEIRASSEKMRQILAQIDSIAFQTNLLALNASVEAARVGSAGHGFTVVAQEVRALAEKTAAAAKQTDILIEDSVQKIGNGCERAEKTASELTKTAGKFAEINESIGRITSASEDQANSAEQAALSAEQVGAVIRTNADLSSRSAAAGEELSGHAELLRKLLAQVRLQGEPGTRDQGKIFS from the coding sequence ATGAGAAAAGAGGCCGCAAAAAAGAAAAAGCGCGGCATCGCCCGGAAACTGATTCTCGCCTTCTGCGCTGTCTCCGCCTGCTCCGCGGCCGTCGCCGCGATTGGCAGTCACGGTATGGCGCGCGCAAATTCAGCCGCAGAAGAAAGCATGCGGGTTGCGGAAAGGCTGCCGGCCGCCGCCCACGCCATGACCTGTCTTTCGCACATGGAATCTTCCGCGCGCGATGCGGTGATCAATTTCCATAATTCCGAACTGTTTGAATCGGACAAGGCCTCCATTGACAAAAGCCGGAAAGATTATCAATCTTATGAAGCGGAGCTGCTGCGGTCCGCCGGCTCCCCCGAAGCCTCGAAAGAACTGACGGAGGCCGCGGAGCAATTCCGGAAAGCGTTTGATCCCAAAATCACAGACGCGATAAAAGCCGCCGACAGCAGCCAGCTGGCCCAGGCGGACACCCTTCTGCAAAACAGCATCGCCCCGGAGGAAACGATCCTGCAGCATTATCAGAACTTCATGGACCTTCAGAACCGGGCGTCCGCCGGGGCGGCGGCAGAGGAAAAACGGGTCTCTTTCTTTCTCTTTCTCCTCCAGGGCGTTTTTTCGCTGTGTGCCATCGCCGCGTCCCTGTGGTTCGGCATCCGTTTTTCCCGTTCCATCGGGCGGCCTCTGGGTTCCATCGCCGAAGCCGCGCGAAAATTTTCCAACGGCTCGCTGGACCTGCGCATTTCCTACGCCGGCAGCGACGAAATCGGAGATCTCGCCGATTCTCTGAACGCGTCGTTTCGGCGGCTGCAAGATTATGTTTCGGAAACCGCCGCTATTCTGCTGAATCTTTCGGAAGGGGATTTCACCGAAGCGGATATTCCGGACTTCCCCGGAAATTTCGCCCCTCTATCCGCTTCCATCAACAGCATCCGGGAAAAACTCAGCGCGTCCTTCTCCCAGATCGGCTCCTCGGCAGACCAGATCGGCGCGGGAGCGGCGCAGGTGTCGGAAGGCGCGCAGCAGGTCGCCCGCGGGGCCGAGAAGCAGAGCCGCTCCGTCGATCAGCTCACCGTTTCCGTCAACGGCATTCTGGAAAAATCGCGGGAAAACGCGGACGATGTCGCCAGGATTCTGAAGGACACCGGCGCCGCGCTGGAAAGCGTGGAGGAAAGCGACCAGCAGATGAAGCGGCTTCTTGCGCTGATGGAAGAAATCCGCGCCTCTTCCGAAAAGATGCGGCAGATTTTGGCGCAGATCGACTCGATCGCATTCCAGACCAACCTTCTGGCACTCAACGCGTCCGTTGAGGCCGCCCGGGTCGGGAGCGCCGGGCACGGTTTCACGGTCGTGGCACAGGAGGTGCGCGCTCTTGCGGAAAAAACGGCGGCGGCGGCAAAACAGACGGACATTCTGATTGAGGATTCCGTCCAAAAAATCGGGAACGGCTGTGAAAGGGCGGAAAAGACCGCGTCGGAACTGACAAAAACCGCCGGGAAATTCGCGGAAATCAACGAAAGCATCGGCAGGATCACGTCGGCATCCGAAGATCAGGCAAACAGCGCGGAACAGGCCGCGCTGTCCGCCGAGCAGGTCGGCGCAGTCATCCGCACGAACGCCGATCTGTCCTCCCGAAGCGCCGCCGCAGGTGAGGAGCTCTCCGGCCATGCGGAGCTGCTGAGAAAACTGCTCGCCCAGGTTCGCCTTCAGGGGGAGCCCGGCACCCGCGATCAGGGCAAAATTTTTTCCTGA